In Sphingobacterium sp. PCS056, the following proteins share a genomic window:
- the infB gene encoding translation initiation factor IF-2: protein MTEGKGTNLLKAAKELNIGISTAVDCLVKKGYDVDAKPNTKLSGEMYNVLLKEFQGDKIVKDEAKQIVIGKIRRDESPVASPKESSKNDDYEETVVSKEILIKNVAVNTREGSDAVKNETPTEKVTEHEAKESSSNTHTGGMKVVGKIDLDALKRGSKPKKEDTPEVKAETPKEVEKRPEVVKEATPAAPKPIVITEPKLEVPKVEAPKVPVVEAPKAEEKVKEAPKVVIAAPQKVEVKTEAPKVQEKKVVEEKPKNEKPAVKAPVETPVKEEKKVNPADEVISAKAERLTGPKVIGKIELPTARPSHRDKPVASSSSATGNDQKRKRKRTNNPGSAPQGGGTHPNRTGGPNQSGGTHPNRTGGNHPAGNNQNRPGGAPGVNQNRPGGGPGGQHNRPGGPGANKSRPPFNNNRGKGPNEPKEEPTEKEIQDQIKATLARLSGAGKSGKFAQRAKLRRQKRDDVASNAEEEALEREMQAKVLRVTEFVTANELANLMDVAVTQIIATCMSLGMFVSINQRLDAETLTIVADEFGYQIEFIKPEDEEIADLEQADNEDSLVSRAPIVTVMGHVDHGKTSLLDYVRKANVTGGEAGGITQHIGAYAVQLDGGRKITFLDTPGHEAFTAMRARGAKVTDIVIIVIAADDAVMPQTKEAINHAQAAGVPIVFAFTKIDKPGANTDRIKEQLSQMNILVEDWGGKYQAQEISAKTGLNVDLLLEKVLLEAEMLDLKADPNKRAVGSVIEAALDKGRGIVTTVLILGGTLRVGDPILAGSHSGKVKALTNERGERVKEAGPSVPVQILGMAGAPTAGDKFYTMESESEARNVANKRLQLQREQGMRATKHITLDEIGRRLAIGNFKELNVIVKGDVDGSIEALSDSLLKLSTQEIQVNVIHKSVGAISESDVLLASASDAIIIGFQVRPSIGARKLAEQEQIDIRLYSIIYDAIAELKSAMEGMLAPKFEEKIVANVEIRETFKISKVGTIAGCMVLDGKINRNNDIRIVRDGVVVFTGKLASLKRFKDDVKEVSFGYECGLNIQGYNDIQEGDIVEAYEQVEVKRKL, encoded by the coding sequence ATGACTGAAGGAAAAGGTACAAACCTGCTTAAAGCAGCAAAGGAACTCAATATTGGCATATCTACTGCCGTAGATTGTTTAGTGAAAAAAGGATATGACGTCGACGCCAAGCCTAATACTAAGCTATCCGGAGAGATGTACAATGTGCTGTTGAAAGAGTTTCAAGGTGACAAAATCGTGAAAGATGAAGCTAAACAAATTGTTATTGGCAAAATTCGTCGTGATGAGTCGCCAGTCGCTTCTCCTAAAGAATCATCTAAAAATGACGATTATGAAGAAACTGTAGTTTCAAAAGAAATTTTGATTAAAAATGTTGCAGTTAATACAAGAGAAGGATCGGATGCTGTTAAAAATGAGACGCCTACTGAAAAAGTAACTGAACATGAAGCAAAAGAAAGTTCGTCAAATACGCATACTGGAGGGATGAAAGTCGTTGGTAAAATAGATTTAGATGCTTTGAAAAGAGGTTCTAAACCTAAAAAAGAAGACACTCCAGAAGTGAAAGCTGAAACTCCAAAGGAAGTGGAGAAGAGGCCTGAGGTGGTTAAAGAAGCAACTCCTGCTGCTCCAAAACCTATTGTAATAACTGAGCCAAAATTAGAGGTTCCGAAAGTTGAAGCGCCAAAAGTTCCGGTAGTGGAAGCACCAAAAGCAGAGGAGAAAGTGAAGGAAGCACCGAAGGTTGTCATTGCTGCACCTCAAAAAGTTGAAGTTAAAACTGAAGCTCCAAAAGTTCAAGAGAAGAAAGTGGTAGAAGAAAAGCCAAAAAATGAAAAACCTGCTGTAAAAGCACCGGTTGAAACTCCTGTAAAGGAAGAGAAAAAAGTTAATCCTGCAGATGAAGTCATTAGTGCTAAGGCAGAACGATTAACAGGTCCAAAAGTAATTGGAAAGATTGAATTGCCAACGGCAAGACCTTCTCATAGAGATAAACCTGTAGCATCTTCTTCAAGTGCTACTGGCAATGATCAGAAACGTAAACGTAAGCGTACAAATAACCCAGGAAGTGCACCTCAGGGTGGTGGTACTCATCCAAATCGTACTGGTGGTCCTAATCAAAGTGGAGGTACTCATCCAAATCGTACTGGAGGAAATCATCCTGCTGGAAATAACCAAAATCGCCCAGGTGGTGCTCCAGGTGTAAATCAAAACCGCCCAGGAGGTGGTCCTGGTGGACAACATAACCGTCCAGGAGGTCCAGGTGCTAACAAAAGTCGTCCTCCTTTTAACAATAATAGGGGTAAAGGACCTAATGAGCCAAAAGAGGAACCTACAGAAAAGGAAATTCAAGATCAAATCAAGGCAACATTAGCGCGCTTAAGTGGCGCTGGTAAATCAGGTAAATTCGCACAACGTGCTAAATTGAGACGTCAAAAGCGTGACGATGTAGCTAGTAATGCAGAAGAGGAAGCATTAGAAAGAGAAATGCAAGCAAAAGTTTTGCGCGTTACGGAATTTGTGACAGCAAACGAACTTGCAAACTTAATGGATGTAGCTGTAACACAAATTATCGCAACTTGTATGAGTTTAGGTATGTTCGTGTCTATTAATCAACGTCTAGATGCTGAAACTTTAACAATTGTTGCTGATGAATTTGGTTATCAAATCGAGTTTATTAAACCTGAAGATGAAGAAATTGCTGATCTTGAACAAGCAGATAATGAAGATTCATTAGTTTCTCGTGCTCCAATCGTTACTGTAATGGGTCACGTCGATCATGGTAAAACATCTTTGTTAGATTATGTGCGTAAAGCAAACGTAACAGGCGGTGAAGCAGGTGGTATCACGCAGCACATTGGTGCTTATGCGGTACAACTTGATGGTGGACGTAAGATCACATTCTTAGATACTCCTGGTCACGAAGCTTTTACAGCGATGCGTGCCCGTGGTGCTAAAGTAACGGATATTGTTATTATTGTTATTGCAGCGGATGATGCTGTGATGCCACAAACAAAAGAGGCAATCAACCACGCACAAGCTGCTGGTGTACCGATTGTATTTGCATTTACAAAAATAGACAAGCCTGGTGCTAATACAGATCGTATTAAAGAGCAGTTGTCTCAAATGAATATATTAGTAGAAGATTGGGGAGGTAAATACCAAGCGCAAGAGATCTCAGCAAAAACTGGATTAAATGTTGATCTTTTATTAGAAAAAGTATTATTAGAAGCAGAGATGTTAGACCTTAAAGCCGATCCTAATAAGCGTGCTGTAGGTTCTGTTATTGAAGCTGCTTTAGATAAAGGTAGAGGTATTGTTACAACTGTATTGATCTTAGGAGGTACGTTACGTGTAGGAGATCCAATTTTAGCAGGTTCTCATAGTGGTAAAGTAAAAGCTTTGACCAATGAACGTGGAGAACGTGTTAAAGAAGCTGGTCCTTCTGTGCCGGTTCAGATATTGGGTATGGCTGGAGCACCTACTGCAGGTGATAAGTTTTACACAATGGAAAGCGAATCTGAAGCACGTAATGTGGCGAATAAACGTCTTCAATTGCAACGTGAGCAAGGTATGCGTGCTACGAAACATATTACTTTGGATGAGATTGGTCGTCGTTTGGCAATCGGTAACTTTAAAGAATTGAACGTAATCGTAAAAGGTGACGTGGATGGTTCGATCGAGGCCTTATCAGATTCATTATTGAAATTATCAACACAAGAGATTCAGGTAAATGTAATCCACAAATCTGTGGGTGCAATCTCTGAGTCAGATGTATTGTTAGCTTCTGCTTCTGATGCGATTATCATTGGTTTCCAAGTTCGTCCATCTATAGGTGCACGTAAATTGGCTGAGCAAGAGCAAATCGATATTCGTCTTTATTCGATCATCTATGATGCTATTGCTGAACTTAAATCAGCAATGGAAGGCATGTTGGCTCCGAAATTTGAAGAGAAAATCGTTGCTAACGTTGAAATCCGCGAAACATTTAAAATCTCTAAAGTTGGTACTATTGCAGGTTGTATGGTATTGGATGGTAAGATTAACCGCAATAATGATATTCGTATCGTACGTGATGGGGTTGTTGTTTTCACAGGCAAATTAGCTTCATTGAAACGTTTCAAAGACGATGTGAAAGAAGTGTCATTTGGTTATGAGTGTGGTTTGAATATTCAAGGATACAACGATATCCAAGAAGGAGATATTGTAGAAGCTTACGAACAAGTTGAAGTAAAACGTAAATTGTAA
- the nusA gene encoding transcription termination factor NusA: MSSNINLIDSFQEFKEFKNIDRPTVISVLEEVFRSMIRRRFGTDENCDVIVNPDNGDLEIWRTRVVVEDEFSEDDDLEIELTEAKKFDVDLEVGDDYIEQITLESFGRRAILAARQTLVSKVLELEKDEVFKKYKDREGELVIGEVYQIWKKELLVLDDDGNELILPKTEQIPADYFKKGDSIRAVVYKVDMMNNNPKILISRTAPEFLQRLFELEVPEIFDGLITIKKIVREPGERAKVAVESYDDRIDPVGACVGMKGSRIHGIVRELRNENIDVINFTTNHSLYITRALSPARISSIKIDEENKTAAVYLKSDQVSLAIGRGGHNIKLAGKLTGYEIDVYRENDEFDEDVDIEEFSDEIESWVIDQLKRVGLDSARSVLALTEEELSRRTDLEEDTVKEILRILQAEFE; encoded by the coding sequence ATGAGCAGCAATATCAATTTGATTGACTCTTTCCAAGAGTTTAAAGAGTTTAAAAACATTGACCGACCAACGGTTATTTCTGTGTTAGAGGAAGTATTCCGTAGTATGATCCGTAGACGTTTCGGCACAGATGAGAATTGTGATGTTATTGTCAACCCAGATAATGGGGATTTGGAAATCTGGAGAACTCGCGTTGTTGTTGAAGATGAATTTTCGGAAGATGATGATTTAGAAATTGAATTAACAGAAGCGAAGAAATTTGATGTTGATTTGGAAGTCGGTGATGACTATATTGAACAAATTACATTAGAGAGCTTTGGTCGTCGTGCTATTTTGGCAGCACGTCAAACTTTGGTTTCAAAAGTATTGGAATTAGAGAAAGACGAAGTTTTCAAAAAATATAAAGACCGAGAAGGTGAATTGGTTATTGGTGAAGTTTATCAAATCTGGAAAAAGGAATTACTTGTTTTGGACGATGATGGTAATGAATTGATTTTACCAAAGACTGAACAGATTCCTGCGGATTATTTCAAGAAGGGCGATAGCATTCGTGCAGTAGTTTATAAAGTAGATATGATGAATAATAATCCTAAGATTCTTATTTCTCGTACTGCTCCAGAATTTTTACAACGTTTATTTGAGCTTGAAGTTCCTGAAATCTTCGATGGTTTAATTACAATTAAGAAAATCGTTCGTGAACCAGGTGAGCGTGCTAAAGTAGCTGTTGAATCCTACGACGATCGTATCGACCCAGTTGGTGCTTGTGTTGGTATGAAAGGATCTCGTATTCATGGTATTGTTCGTGAACTGCGCAATGAAAATATTGATGTGATCAATTTTACGACCAATCATTCTCTTTATATCACACGCGCACTGAGCCCAGCTCGTATTAGCTCAATCAAAATTGATGAGGAAAATAAGACTGCCGCTGTGTATTTAAAATCTGATCAAGTATCTTTGGCAATTGGTCGTGGTGGACACAATATCAAATTGGCCGGTAAATTGACGGGTTATGAAATCGATGTATATCGTGAGAATGATGAATTTGATGAGGATGTGGATATCGAAGAATTCAGCGATGAGATCGAAAGCTGGGTTATTGATCAATTGAAACGTGTTGGTTTAGACTCTGCACGTTCAGTATTGGCATTGACAGAAGAAGAATTGTCCAGACGTACTGATCTGGAAGAAGATACGGTAAAAGAGATTTTACGTATTTTGCAGGCTGAATTTGAATAA
- the rimP gene encoding ribosome assembly cofactor RimP — protein MQNVEKRVIELVQEKIADRDDLFIVSVKFHPNSVLEVLLDGDQGISIDDCVQVSKFVGFQLEEEGVVEKAYRLEVSSPGIDTNFVHQRQYEKNIGRNVQVKLNDGTKAEGTLLEVDDSQITIEETIKEKGKKAQQAARIIPLEQIKATKVLISFK, from the coding sequence ATGCAAAATGTAGAGAAAAGAGTTATCGAACTCGTTCAAGAAAAAATAGCAGATCGCGATGATTTGTTTATTGTAAGTGTTAAGTTTCATCCAAACAGTGTCTTGGAGGTTTTATTGGATGGTGATCAAGGGATTAGTATCGATGACTGTGTACAAGTTAGCAAATTTGTCGGATTCCAGCTAGAAGAAGAGGGTGTAGTAGAAAAAGCTTACCGTCTAGAAGTTTCATCTCCAGGTATAGATACTAATTTTGTTCATCAAAGACAGTATGAAAAAAATATTGGACGCAATGTACAAGTGAAGTTAAATGATGGAACGAAAGCTGAAGGTACTTTGCTTGAAGTTGATGACTCACAGATTACTATTGAAGAAACAATAAAAGAAAAAGGAAAAAAGGCGCAGCAGGCTGCTCGTATTATTCCTTTGGAACAAATAAAAGCAACTAAGGTGTTAATTTCATTTAAATAA
- a CDS encoding XRE family transcriptional regulator codes for MPNIASNLKFLRKTKRLTQQQFADLLEIKRASVGAYEEDRAEPKYELLKKIAEFYELSMDELANDEINDKWKRAPKSNASNLRVLSVTVDGQDRENIELVPVKASAGYMNGYSDPEYVATLPKFSLPMFNQGTYRAFEIKGDSMRPLPSGSIIVAEYVENWNEIKPGHTYVIVSKDEGVVYKRVAYKFKEDKGLKLVSDNKSYDPYWVEAGDIMEVWRAKAFISTTLPEPSNEPTMETLTSMMAEMQKTINSVVDKG; via the coding sequence ATGCCAAACATAGCTTCCAATCTTAAGTTTTTAAGAAAAACGAAAAGACTTACACAACAGCAGTTTGCCGATTTATTGGAAATAAAGCGTGCTTCTGTAGGGGCGTATGAAGAGGATCGGGCTGAGCCAAAATATGAATTACTAAAAAAGATAGCAGAATTTTATGAGCTATCAATGGATGAGCTTGCTAATGATGAGATTAATGATAAGTGGAAACGAGCACCGAAAAGCAATGCTTCTAATTTACGTGTATTGAGTGTAACGGTAGATGGGCAGGATCGTGAGAATATAGAGCTTGTTCCGGTAAAGGCTAGTGCTGGTTATATGAACGGTTATTCTGATCCCGAGTATGTAGCGACTTTGCCTAAATTTTCGTTACCTATGTTCAATCAGGGGACCTATCGTGCTTTTGAAATTAAAGGAGATTCGATGCGACCTCTACCAAGTGGATCTATCATTGTGGCAGAATATGTTGAAAACTGGAATGAAATTAAACCAGGACATACTTATGTCATTGTTTCCAAGGATGAAGGTGTTGTATATAAGCGGGTGGCTTATAAATTTAAGGAAGATAAAGGGTTGAAGCTGGTTTCGGATAACAAAAGTTATGATCCTTACTGGGTTGAGGCTGGTGATATTATGGAAGTATGGCGAGCAAAAGCATTTATTAGTACCACCTTACCGGAGCCTAGTAATGAGCCTACGATGGAGACGCTAACAAGCATGATGGCCGAAATGCAAAAAACGATAAATTCGGTTGTTGATAAAGGTTAA